TGCCCCATACAGTTATGTAACACAGAAGGTGGAGCTGAATTCAGCTCTTATTAAATACATGGAGCACCGGCAAGATAAGACAGAAAGTCTACACTCTGCTTAGGGAGCAGAACAGGTGGCAAAGCATCATGGAGTTAGCTGGTGCAGTCACCTTCTTCCTTGTCATCTACGTCTCTTGCCTTGCATTCATAACTGCAAAGAGGAAACTGTCACAGAAGGGAAGGCTTCCTCCTGGTCCCACTCCTCTTCCTCTAATTGGGAATTTCCTACAGATCAAGGCAACAGAAACTTTAAAATCTCTTCTGAAGGTAAGTGATTGTCCCTTGAAAGCACAGCATTTGCATGCCAGGGATGATGTTTCTCTTGGGGTGGAATATCTGGGTGACACCTGAGGTTTATCTGATGCTTGATTTATATGATACTTGTATTAAAATTTTCACACTCTTGGTTTGAGGGATGTGATCCCAAAGGCAGCTATGGACTACTTTGTTGTGATCTCGAAGACAATACTTTGCTTGCTTTCTCTCCCAGTGGCAAAAAGTGTCTGGGCTGgattttaatgcagtttgaatcaGAGTTAAATGCCCCTCTCAACAAGTCATTCTCTGCTCAAATCTGCATCTCATGCTTTACCTGAAACAGGGATACCTCTCTAAAGAGTTCAGATTAGTGATCATTTATATATTTCAGAATGTGTTTAAATGAGTGTGCGTTAATGAGATAAGATGCATGAAATGTGATTATACAGGTGTCTCTCCGTTTGTAAAGACTTCATATACACAACCCTTGCTTACTTGCGAGGAGTAAATGAAGGGGATTAAAATGGGGCATGCGCCcttattcaagcctatggggcttgaatatgtgtgtgtttccatttttgcagagaggggggtctggaacagatcccccacgaaaacagagggctgacCGTACTTTGGTTTTTTCCCTTGGTGTTgaataaaattttttttaaaagggcggGGGAATTTATTGCATGTCTTAATAATCCAACTTAGACCTGCCGTGTTGATAAGGATAAGGTTGGATATTATCACAcggaaaatgccactgatgccaccgCCCAGCTGAATCCTGGCTAACTtctggctggaagctgctctcatccagcctcttttcaaaaccaggaatctcccagctttgcaaatcggtTGGCTGAGCGCAGCTTCTAGCCGGAGGTTAGCCAGGATTCAGCTGGAtggtggcatcggtggcattttgCGTGTCATAATACCCGACTTTACCCTGAAAGAGACTTCAACGCTGCAGGGGTAAGTCGGGGGTTTTAAGCCAAGTAATAAACTCCTAAGAGTCAGTCTACTCTGCAATGTCTGATTTAGTTATACACTAGAGAGACTGCCTTCCCTCTGTCCCTTTCTGCTATAAGACTCTAAGCTCTGGTCCCCCTGCATTTGAGCTGTAGGAGAGAACCATGACTAAAGGCATCATTATAAAAGGTCTGCCTATATTATAACAATATTGTGCCCACATAACGGGTTATTTTCCTATGCAGCTGAGTGAAAAATATGGTTCCGTGTTCACCGTCTATTTTGGATCTCGTCCAATTGTGGTCTTATGTGGACACAAAGCTGTGAAGGAGGCCCTCGTCGACAGGGCAGAAGAATTCAGTGGAAGAGTAACCAACGCTACTTTGAAACGAACTTTCGAAGAACTTGGTGAGGCATCTCCAATGGCTTTGCAAGGATGGCTCCcacctttttctctccttcctgtatgccccttccatttctttcttgtttcctgCAGGTTTGATCTTTGCCAACGGAGAGCGTTGGAGGCAAATGCGCCGATTCTCACTCACCGTCTTGAGGGattttggaatggggaaaaagtCAATTCAAGAGCGGATCCAGGAGGAGGCCCAGTTCCTGCTGGAGGAGTTTCGGAAGACAAAGGGTGAGTTGAGATGTAATGAATATTAATACATTTTCTCATTCCCAGCAAGAAAAGGGCGTTTCTCCATTCCTCCAGTTTTTGATTTTCTGttaattttgtgcaaaacactATGGCTGAGATCCTCCAATGGGAGATGTACCAATGATGGCATAGCTACATAGACTCTATATCACTGTTAGCATTAGAAATTTATATTCCTTACCTTCAGGACAGTTGAGATATTATCTAAACCATCTATCTCCTTCCTGATCCCAACTTTCCTGATGTTGGGCTAAAAATCCCATCCTCCCCAAATATCTGGAAGACACCAGGTTACCAGGAGTATCTGCAGTGAAGTGactcccctcctttctctttgtccttgTACTTTAGAGAAGCCATTTGATCCCACCTACTTTCTCAGCCGGGCCGTGTCCAACGTCATTTGCTCCATCGTTTTTGGGGACCGTTTTGACTATGAGGACAAGGAATTCCAGTCCCTCATGGAAATGATGAACAACAGCTTCCGGGAAATGAGCAGTGCTTGGGGCCAGGTACTCCAAATCCTCTTCCCTCTGTTGACTGGAAAAAGGAGGTGGATTACCTACCACCTACCAACTGAGAAAAAGGTTTCCACCCCAGAAATTTTAAGCTAGCCTTGACACTAACATACCAGACCCATATGTTAATCGCATGTCTTTAGCTGACTGGATAATACACCTACAatcaatggattctttatcttTTCCTATACACAGCAGAGCTATCCAGAATTCCTCAAGATTCAGGCCTTATGAACATGTATGTTGTTGGTCTGCTACCTAGGAAATACTCACTTTGAAGAGAAGGATATATCTTTAGGAAGTCTAAATGGTGCATTTCATATGATGCCCTCTATGCAGGTGGCACACAAAGGCTGAGATCCCATGTTGGCACTTAACTCAGTGGCATGTTCAGTTTCATATTTTCCCATGGGCTAGAAATTGTCAGCCCCTAGGAGGGATTCCTGCTGCTTTCACTTATTgttgagaaagagaaggaagatggTAAAGAACCATAGAGAAACAGCTTGTTTTAGCTTAGTCACGAGGAGGAGAAATGGGGTGCACCCACTTTTTCCTTCACCGGAGAGATCGGAGCAGTTCGACCAACATGGTCTAGATCGACTCCCACcgtccttctctttctcctttcccagtGATATATGACAATAAAAGGGGCCTTTCCTAGGAACTGATATTGGGCCGGTGATGGGAGGTTTTTTTGGTTCAACTTGCAAGGGCAAATGAATAGGATTGTGCCTGCCACCTAAAATGGGACATTGGCAAGTGAAAGTTGCACTTTTGTGCACATAAGACATTAACAGGATACCACCTGTCACTACCAGCTAAGCCTGACTTGTTTTCTCATGCAGGTCTATGACATGTATTTCAACATCCTGAAGTATTTCCCAGGGCCTCACACCAAAATCTATGACACCCTGGAAGACATGAAACGcttacttgccaagaaaatacagaAGAATAAAGAGACATTTGACCCTGACTTCCCACGACACTTTATCGATTGCTTCCTCATCCAGATGGAAAAGGTATTTTGGGGGGGTTATGAAAGGGGTGAGGATCTGCCAACTCCATGCAACTTGCAATGGCCGTGATGGCACAAAGTGATGACACAAAGCGcattgtttgttttctctcactCAGTTCACCCTCAAGAGAGAACATACTTTCCTTTTCTTGCGGCCAATGGAGTGTTCTCACAATGTTTTCCCTGTTTCCAGGAGAAAGACAAGCCATCCAGTGAATTTAACGACATGAACTTATTGATCACAACCCTTAACCTCTTCTTTGCTGGAACAGAGACAGTCAGCTCTACCTTGAGATACGGATTCCTATTTCTGATGAAATATCCTGAGGTTCAAGGTATGCAAGGATGAGGATGGAGAACATTATTTAAGTATTCTCCCTACAATTGGAAGCCATTCCCTGGGAATCCATTTTCATGATACCTCTTAAAACTGGTATTCAGAGAGTTGCTGTCTCTGAACCCTAGATATTCCATTTGGTTATATTGAATTTAGAATAGCAGCTCCCTTGAGGAATTAAAATCTTTGGAACTGATTCAGTGAATTCATTTGACAGCAAAAGTGCATGAAGAAATTGACCGAGTGATTGGAAGGAACCGCGTCCCAAACATTGAAGACCGGAGCCAGATGCCTTATGCAGATGCTGTCATCCATGAAATACAGAGGTGCAGTGATCTGATTCCCATGGATGTACCCCACATGGTTATTCGTGACACTGAATTCAGAGGATACATGATTCCCAAGGTACAAACACTGGGCACAGCAGATAAAACCCAGCAGTTTTCTTGTTATGAAATGTTAGACTATTTTGATGGAATATTCCATTTTCCCCCAAGCTATCCATCATTTGCCAAGGCAGAATGTTTTCATATAGCTGAAGATTTGCCTATTGACATGTTTACTGGTGGATGTTGTGTCTAGTGCTATAAATGGTTATTAGGGAGTGGGAAAAGGCATTTGACACCATTGAGTTGGATAGTTTTGTCCCAGAATGGCTTTTAGTCATGATGTTCAAAAAGAGGTTCtgaaaatgaaaatttcagaGCTCAGTTTTACCTCCAGAGTCTGGACCACACAGTTATCTAGGACCCTGAATTCGCAAGCTATGTCATCCCCAAAGTACAAAGAACAGTGAAAGGTCCAGGGAAAGGTAGACTACAGGAATAGAGTGTCTTGAAACAATGAACAATATTGATGGGAAGTTATGTTTTGTCAGTTTGCTAATCTGCTCCTGGTGAAAATAGCTTTAACTTGGAACATCAGAAGAAGTAAATGAAGTGTAGAGTCAAGTACAGATAGTCTCAACTGATCCAACATCTTTGCACTGAACATTTAAATGGAAATCATGGGCCACCGATGGATGGTTGACAACATTTAGCTCTAAAAACTGCTGTTGCCATTACTGAAATTTAGAATTTCTCATCGcagccctctttcttttcttttccaggggACAGAAATCTACCCTTTGCTCAGCAGTGCCCTTCATGACCCCACGATGTTTAAAAGGCCCTTTGCTTTCAGCCCAGAGAACTTTCTGGATGAAAACGGACGCTTCAAGAAGAACGAAGCCTTTGTCCCATTCTCCTCAGGTACGGCCCTTCCATGCAATCCACAAGATTTTATAAGTGAGGCAGGTGATTGTACAGCAAAGGCCTCCCTTATCAGAAGATACTCCATAGAAAGCTATTTACTATAtagtctcatgtataagtctagaaatttagtacacaaaaaaattgaccaaaaaaacctgagtcgacttatccatgagtcaatgtaagtactgtgtcttaactcttatttaaaagaagcaaGTATTCCTCAGTGAAAAACAAGCGTATAATCTGTACTGAAAGCACCGaccacctctactctctcatccatccagcattaaatgtgagcacaaagagttatgtctgctggaacttTGTAAGTCCTTTGACATTGTTGTGTTTTGCTTCATCTTTtcgatcctttgctatatgcacCTAAGCTTTACCCTCAttcacgggtcatagcaaaatccataattttgcccccagaacctgccctcaatttatgcatgaggttgacctatagtCAAGAATATACAGCATATCCTTCCCTATATGATGATTCTTCTTTTTTGCTTGCAGGGAAACGGATCTGTGCGGGTGAAGCATTGGCCCGAATGGAGCTATTCCTCTTCTTCACCACCGTCCTGCAGAGTTTTGAGCTGAAGCCCCTTATTCCCCCAGAAGATATTGACACAACTCCTCAGGAGAGTGGCCTTGGCACAATCCCACCTTTCTACCAGCTCTCCATTGTCGCACGCTAACCCATAGGTCACATTGCCCATGGTCATTGCTCTCTTACAAACACTGGATTCCTCAATTCCATCAGCGGAGACCTTTCATTCTGTTTTCTGGCTCAACTTgcaatttgtttgcttttaaagtttgcatccacagattaGGACTTGTTCAAATGGGGTGCTCTTGAGAATCCTAGATGGAGAGGGAGGATGCTCATGGTTCATTCCAGAGTATTATATCTGCTTTTGACTATTACAGACTATTATATCTGCTTTTATATCAGCCAAAGGAATGTGGTGCCATCTTTGATTTTTGTATCTGTACCTAATGAGTGTGTAAGCCTAGAGACTGCTGTGAAAGATAAAATATAACAACACGGCATCAAGTGTTCGATTTTTGGCTTCAGGTTTATCGTAGGATTTTGGTGTCAGGTTTATCATAAGATGTTATGCCATCTTCTCTGTTTTTTGTATCTGTACCTAAGGAGTGTGTAAGTGTTGAAAAtgccataaaaaataaaatccgcttccgagctcaatataaggcgttggttattacctataaagccctaaatggcttgggcccaggatacctgaaggaccgcctctctccgtacattccgcctcgcaccctcagaacatctgggcagcaactactgaaggtgcctggggctaggttatcttCTACTTCAAGAAGGtccttttccacggctgccccagccctttggaacacgctgcccaccgagctccactcatctaccaccctggcccaatttaggaagggtctcaaaaccttcctattcaatcaggcattcctcgattaaatatcctgtgggcctccctcctctcccgtggccgtgaggttgggctaaggggctttttattgtttttaagatttattgtctatgtttttaatcttttgtatgttGTTTGCACGATGATGcactctgtaagccgccctgatcgcttggaagggcgggatacaaataaaaattttattatttattatttttattaaaaacgCATCAAGTATTTGATTTTGGCTTTCCCAAAGGATTGGGAAATGTTGTTCATTGAGATTTTTATATGGTGGCCATGCTGTTAGTTCCATTTGAACATTGGGACAACATATGCAGCTATGTCACTGCTCTCCTCCTGAGAATACAAGCACAACATCATAATACACTTCTACATAATCATACACTAGTTTACAATGACTTTTATAGGACCAAGGTGAACAGGAAAGGATGtttctttttgtgtgccttccagctgtttatgattttggtgaccctaaagcaagtCCATCATGTTGTTTGTCTCACCAAGACTGGTACAGAAGAGATGCACTGACATGTCCATGCATGTGGGCATAGTGCTGCAGATGGGCTGCAAGTACCCCATGGAACCACTTTCTGTGGCCCCTGAAGCCCCATCGCATATTGCAAATGCtccctttccccccccaaaagcacATTTTCACTTAATTGTTTACCCAAAACCATGCAGAAAGCAGCCCATgtgtaaaaacatattttaaaacccaATATCACCTTGCAATCCCCCTTGAAAACCATACTACCTGCAAATATcatcattttcttctgcagttgttctcaaaatggtgataggaCATGACATAGTGTAACTCCTACCACTATTTTCAGAGAGACTACAGAGGAAATTGGAAGTATTTAGGATTACTGTGGAGGAGTATGGCCTCCATAGCAGCTCTTGAGGGGATGTGGCACCTCCGGGGAGAGACACAAATAGTCCTCTGGCCCCCACACAGTTGTCCACAGTTGCAGGGTCAGGTGTTGCTTGCTATGTTCACTTACTAGTCTTGGCACTTCAGAATGACTTCTGTGTATGGGTATCCTTTATATTGTTCAGTTTGgcacagtacagtcagccctccctaaccacgaattctttatccatggattcaactatccaaaaatatataaaatccaaaaagcaaatcttgattttggcattttatctGAGGGACCCCATTgtaccatgccactgtatttcacaTGACTTGAGCATCTCTGGGTTTTCGCAtccatggggtgggtgggtcctggaatcaaatcccaaaggataccaagaCTCCaatgggaagccattgaaatccataaacacctggataatttcaaccagaaagaagaaacccttaaagtgaacaaagtttgactaccagtcctgaggaatagcaaaatcaggactcagcaaatgcaaagggGAAACCACCCAGCGTCAGggtctttcccagcagacaatgattgccaattagcagacattaatcctctttgcatatcctcccaccctgaggccctgacatcaacaacagaacaatacatagattgacatggagatcactcctccctacccagagtcacacagtaaATGTATAtgcaactctcttccatgccagtattctctgaagatgccagccacagatgctggtgaaacattggGAATAAACCCTTCAAGAACATGGcagcatagcccgaaaaagcccACATAAAACTCACTGTATATTTATTAATGTCtgtgtccttccttggaggaaaTCAATCCCATTTTCCAACTCTTATTGAACAGTTTTAATGCAATTTCTCTTTGTGCCCTTCTGAAATATAGAATTCTACTGCTCTTTGGGTCCCTCCACTCCCCAATCCTTTCAGTTTCCAACCCTGAGCATCCAGAAAAGCTAATAATACCGTTATCTGCAAAAAGAGAAAAGTGTCAACCTCTATGTCCTTTGCACCAACTATTCCCAATGTTGATTAACCAGGGGTCAGACAAGTTTGTTCCAATTTCAAGGAATAAACTCTGATGCATGTTTGCCCCATAAAGTTATACAACACAGAAGGTGGGGCTGAATCCAGCTCTCATTAAATACATGGAGCACCAGCAAGATAAGACAAGGTCCAGACTCTGCTTACGGAGCAGAACAGGTGGCAACCTTCATCATGGAGTTAGCTGGAGCAGTCACCTTCTTCCTTGTCATCTATGTCTTTTGCCTTGCCATCATAACAGCAAAGAGGAAACTTTCACAGAAGGGAAGGCTTCCTCCTGGTCCCATTCCTCTTCCTCTGATTGGGAATTTCCTGCAGATCAAGTCATCGGAAACTGTAAAATCTCTTCTGAAGGTGAGTGATTGTCCCTTGAAAGCACAGCATTTGCATGCCAGGGACGATGGCATATCTAAGGAAACTATCAGGATTGACCAAAGGCTCAGGCTATCTCCTTACACTTCTTGCATTCTCTTGAATAGACATCAGTGGAATCTTTCCTTCCCATTGCAGTTGCTCCCAAATAATCATGaatctctttcttcctttggttttttttggtgATATTCTCCCCGATCTCCTTCCCAAAAAAATAACTTCATCCAACCCCTCCTCATCCTTCTGTTTGCTAGTGGAGGGTCCATCTTAAAGGATTCAACAGTGTTCTTTATCTGGATAAATTTCAAATTAGCTttgattttccttccttttatatTTTGCATTCCCCCTCTCCAACCACTTTAAAGACCGTTTGGGGCTTTGGTATCCAACCCTTTGGAAATTCTTCATGAATGTGGTTCAGTTTCCCAGCAATACCAATCCTTGCTTTCTGATCACCAACATTTAGATCACACAACACTCCACTTCTCAAAAACTGTTGATGACCACCAAAAAAGCCCTTTGAAAGCCAAGTCTGGTGATATTTGAAATTGCCTCTAAACATTGAAATCACCAACATTTTCTGAAATGGGAGGCAATCCAACTTTTCTCGGTGTTATAGTTTGGGTTGTTTTTACACTAGATTTACCCAGCTCCCCAGTTAAAGAATATTTTTCGACATCGGTTCTGCTCCATTAAGAAAGATTCAGTGGTTAAAAGTGCATTTGTCCTAGGCAGAAATATCACAAACGCTTATGTAATatttcccctttgtcctcccagtttttctttcccttcctggtTTGATTCCTTCATTAAAATCTCCACACTCTGCCTTTTTATTTGAGTGATGTGATCCCAAAGGCAGCTATGGTCTACTTGGTTGTGGTCTTGAAGGCTTTACTtgggtttctttctctctctcaatggTGGAAAGTGGATGGCGTTGGATTTTTATGCACAAAATAGACTGAGCCAAACGAATTAAATGCCCCTCCCAACAAACCATTGAATGGTCAAATCTGCATCCCATGCTTTAAATGAAACAAGGATTCCTCATTAAGATTCAGTCTACTCTGTAATGTCCGATTTAGTCATAAACTAGAGAGTCCTCCTTCCCTTTGTCCCTTTCTGCTGCTGGGCTCTAAGTCCTGGACCCTCTGCCCTTGAGCTGCAGGAAAAACTGTTTCCAAGGACATCATTACAGAAGGTCTGCCTATACCATAACAATATTGTGCCCACATAACAGGTTACTTTCCTATGCAGCTGAGTGAAAAATATGGTCCCGTGTTCACTGTCTATTTCGGAACACGTCCAGTTGTTGTCTTATGTGGTCACCAAGCTGTGAAGGAGGCCCTGATAGACAAGGCAGACGAATTCAGTGGAAGAATAACCAACCCTACTCTGGAACGGACCTTCGATGGATATGGTGAGGCATCCCCAATGGCTTTGCAAGGATGGCTCCCACCTTTTTCTCTCCTTGTATgcccttccatttctttcttgtttcctaCAGGGGTGGTCTTTGCCAACGGAGAGCGTTGGAAGCAACTGCGCCGATTCTCTCTCACCGTCTTGAGGgactttggaatggggaaaaagtCCATTCAAGAGCGGATCCAGGAGGAAGCCCAGTTCCTGCTGGAGGAGTTTCGGAAGACTAAGGGTGAGTTGAGATGTTATTAATACATTTTCTCATTCCCAGCAAGAAAATAGTGTTTCTCCATTCCTCCAGttttttattttctgtgaatTTTGTGCCAAACACTATGGCTGAGATCTTCCACTTGGAGATGTAGCAAAGATACATAGCTACAATGACAAGTACAATAGCAAGACTACAATTCCTATGCACCCTCCTCAACCCCCATGTTTTAAGACATTTAGCAGACACAACTTAAAGATGCCAGAGAATGGGATGGTGAACAATGGCGCATACAGACCTCTGTTTGAATGTGGGGCATGTTGCAACATCAGTTGTTACAGAAGGTTTCTCTCACCGCCAGagggatttttcttcttctcaaattTGGACCGGATtgacatgttttacctcaacacctacctaaatgttcctgatgcaaaaacatggagacttcttgaggaatccattggcCTCTTCCTACAAagaggaatggagacatactggattgcaaaagagaggCCCCTGTTGAGattcaaatggactttaaattcccTGGACTTTGTACAATTGCCGCATGGCCATGTTCACTCAGTTCATACTGCAGTAGTTATAACAGTAATTATAGTATTATAGTATTCATACTattgtatgatatgttcagtatTAATATTCTGTACAGTTGTTACCTCTAGAATTTGATACTCCTTACCTTCAGGACAGTTGATACCAACCTTCCAGGTGTGCTGGACTAAAAATCCCACcctcccaaaacatctggaggacaccaggttgCTAACAGTACCTGCAGTGAATTGATTCCCCATCCTTTCTCTCTTTAGAGAAGCCGTTTGATCCCACCTACTTTCTCAGCCGGGCGGTCTCCAACGTCATTTGCTCCATCGTTTTTGGGGACCGTTTTGACTACGAGGACAAAGAATTCCAGTCCCTCATGGAAATGATGAACAACAGCTTCCGAGAAGCGAGCACAGCCTGGGCCCAGGTACCCCAACAGAAAACAGTGAATCAGCTACCACCTACCATTGAAAAACTGAGGGACCTTTCCCAGGAACTGAGTGATGGGAGGGTTTTCTGTTTGAAGTGCAAGGGCAAGTAAATAGCTCTCCGCCTGCCATCTAAAATGTGATATTAACAAGTGTAAGCTGCACATTTGGGCACATAACTCATTAACAGGATACCACCCAAAGAGATGTCTCTatgtttgtgtgtctctgtgtgcacCTAGCCCACCTGAAACAAAATGGGATGACCAGCCCTAGAAATTCTCCTGGATCAAGCTAGGAAAGCTCTGATGATGCCAGGGAAGAATGTGGCTGGTCACCACCAGCTAAGCATGTCTTGTTTTCTCATGCAGTTGTATGACATGTATGTCAACATCCTGAAGTATTTCCCAGGGCCGCACACCAAAATCTATGACATCCTGGAAGACATGAAAAGCTTCATTGCCAAGAAAATACAGAAGAATAAAGAGACCTTTGACCCTGACTTCCCACGAGACTTTATCGATTGCTTCCTCATCCAGATGGAAAAGGTGTGCTTTAGTTGCATATTCTTGTATAGGAGGGGATTAGATTAGATGGCCTTCATGAtgacttccaactctataattctattattctagtcaCAAAGGAAGCATATAACTCATCTAGTCACAGATCACCCTTAGCAACAAAAGCACTTTCCCATTCTTGTTGTCAATGGTCCTTTCTGGAGTGTTCTCACAATGTTTTCCCTGTTTTCAGGAAAAAGACAAGCTATCCAGTGAATTCAATGACACAAACTTATTGATCACAACCCTTAACCTCTTCTTTGCTGGAACAGAGACAGTCAGCTCTACCTTGAGATATGGATTCCTATTTCTGATGAAATATCCTG
Above is a window of Sceloporus undulatus isolate JIND9_A2432 ecotype Alabama unplaced genomic scaffold, SceUnd_v1.1 scaffold_24, whole genome shotgun sequence DNA encoding:
- the LOC121917619 gene encoding cytochrome P450 2G1-like; the encoded protein is MELAGAVTFFLVIYVSCLAFITAKRKLSQKGRLPPGPTPLPLIGNFLQIKATETLKSLLKLSEKYGSVFTVYFGSRPIVVLCGHKAVKEALVDRAEEFSGRVTNATLKRTFEELGLIFANGERWRQMRRFSLTVLRDFGMGKKSIQERIQEEAQFLLEEFRKTKEKPFDPTYFLSRAVSNVICSIVFGDRFDYEDKEFQSLMEMMNNSFREMSSAWGQVYDMYFNILKYFPGPHTKIYDTLEDMKRLLAKKIQKNKETFDPDFPRHFIDCFLIQMEKEKDKPSSEFNDMNLLITTLNLFFAGTETVSSTLRYGFLFLMKYPEVQAKVHEEIDRVIGRNRVPNIEDRSQMPYADAVIHEIQRCSDLIPMDVPHMVIRDTEFRGYMIPKGTEIYPLLSSALHDPTMFKRPFAFSPENFLDENGRFKKNEAFVPFSSGKRICAGEALARMELFLFFTTVLQSFELKPLIPPEDIDTTPQESGLGTIPPFYQLSIVAR
- the LOC121917615 gene encoding cytochrome P450 2G1-like isoform X1 — translated: MEHQQDKTRSRLCLRSRTGGNLHHGVSWSSHLLPCHLCLLPCHHNSKEETFTEGKASSWSHSSSSDWEFPADQVIGNCKISSEGYFPMQLSEKYGPVFTVYFGTRPVVVLCGHQAVKEALIDKADEFSGRITNPTLERTFDGYGVVFANGERWKQLRRFSLTVLRDFGMGKKSIQERIQEEAQFLLEEFRKTKEKPFDPTYFLSRAVSNVICSIVFGDRFDYEDKEFQSLMEMMNNSFREASTAWAQLYDMYVNILKYFPGPHTKIYDILEDMKSFIAKKIQKNKETFDPDFPRDFIDCFLIQMEKEKDKLSSEFNDTNLLITTLNLFFAGTETVSSTLRYGFLFLMKYPEVQAKMHEEIDRVIGRNRAPNIEDRTQMPYTDAAIHEVQRFSDLIPMDLTHMVIRDTEFRGYMIPKGTEIYPMLTSALHDPTMFKRPFAFSPENFLDENGRFKKNEAFVPFSSGKRICAGEALARMELFLFFTTVLQSFELKPLIPPEDIDTTPQESGFANIPPFYQLSIVAR
- the LOC121917615 gene encoding cytochrome P450 2G1-like isoform X2, coding for MELAGAVTFFLVIYVFCLAIITAKRKLSQKGRLPPGPIPLPLIGNFLQIKSSETVKSLLKLSEKYGPVFTVYFGTRPVVVLCGHQAVKEALIDKADEFSGRITNPTLERTFDGYGVVFANGERWKQLRRFSLTVLRDFGMGKKSIQERIQEEAQFLLEEFRKTKEKPFDPTYFLSRAVSNVICSIVFGDRFDYEDKEFQSLMEMMNNSFREASTAWAQLYDMYVNILKYFPGPHTKIYDILEDMKSFIAKKIQKNKETFDPDFPRDFIDCFLIQMEKEKDKLSSEFNDTNLLITTLNLFFAGTETVSSTLRYGFLFLMKYPEVQAKMHEEIDRVIGRNRAPNIEDRTQMPYTDAAIHEVQRFSDLIPMDLTHMVIRDTEFRGYMIPKGTEIYPMLTSALHDPTMFKRPFAFSPENFLDENGRFKKNEAFVPFSSGKRICAGEALARMELFLFFTTVLQSFELKPLIPPEDIDTTPQESGFANIPPFYQLSIVAR